A segment of the Streptomyces pactum genome:
TCCGGTGCCGCACCCGCGGGTCGTCCGCGAACCGCACCAGCTCCTGCACCAGCCGCTTGCCGCCGTCGTCCGCCGGGTGCGCCTTGCCCGCGACGACGATCTGGACGGGCCGCTCGGGGTGCAGGAGCAGGTCCATCAGGCGGTCGCGGTCGCGCAGCATCAGCGTCAGGCGCTTGTACGACGGGACGCGCCGCGCGAACCCGATGGTGAGCACGTCCGGGTCGAGGGCCTCGTCGACCCAGCCCAGCTCGGCCGTCCCGGCGCCGCGCTGCCGCCAGGAGGCGCGCAGCCGCTCCCGCACCTCCTCCACGAGCTGCTCGCGCAGGGTGCGGCGCAGCTCCCAGATGTCCTGGTCGGCGATGTCGGCGACCGAGTCCCAGCGGTCCGAGCCGCCGACGGCCAGCGCGTCCTCGGCCCGCTGGACGCCGATCTGCCGGGCGCCGAGCCGGAACACCTCCGGGGCGACCCAGGTCGGGGCGTGCACGCCGTTGGTGACGGAGGTGATCGGCACCTCGTCGGCGTCGAAACCGGGCCAGAGCCCGGAGAACATCTCCCGGCTGACCCCGCCGTGCAGCAGGGAGACGCCGTTGGCGCGCTGGGCCAGGCGCAGGCCCATCACGGCCATGTTGAACAGGTTGGGCTCGCCTCCGGGGTAGGTCTCCATGCCGAGCCGCAGGACGCGTTCGACGTCGATGCGCGGGAGCTCGGAGTCGGGGCCGAAGTGGCGGGCGACCAGTTCCCGGTCGAAGCGGTCGATGCCGGCCGGCACGGGGGTGTGGGTGGTGAAGACGGTGCCCGCCCGGACCGCCTCCAGCGCGGCACCGAACTCCAGGCCCTTCTCGCAGAGTTCGGAGATGCGTTCCAGACCGAGGAAGCCGGCGTGCCCCTCGTTGGTGTGGAACACCTCCGGCCCGGCGTGGCCGGTGAGCCGGCAGTACGTCCGTACCGCCCGGACACCTCCTATACCCAGCAGCATCTCCTGGAGGAGCCGGTGCTCGCTGCCGCCGCCGTAGAGCCGGTCGGTGACGCCGCGTTCGCCGAGGTCGTTCTCCTCGACGTCCGAGTCGAGCAGCAGCAGCGGCACCCGGCCGACCTGGGCCAGCCAGACACGCGCGCGCAGGTCGCGGCCGCCGGGCAGCGCGAGGGCGACGTGGGCGGGGGTGCCGTCGGCTTCCTCGAGGAGGGTGAGGGGCAGCTCGTGGGGGTCGAGGACGGGGTAGTGCTCCTGCTGCCAGCCGTCCCGGGACAGGGACTGGCGGAAGTAGCCGTGGCGGTAGAGCAGGCCGACGCCGATGAGGGGCACGCCCAGGTCGCTGGCGGCCTTCAGGTGGTCGCCGGCCAGGATGCCGAGACCGCCGGAGTACTGCGGCAGGGCGGCCGTGACGCCGAACTCGGGCGAGAAGTAGGCGACGGCGGCGGGGAGTCGGCCGGGCTGGTCCTGGTACCAGCGGTCGCCGGTCAGGTAGTGGTCGAGGTCGTCGGCCACCGCGGTCAGCCGGCGCACGAAGCGCCGGTCCCGCGCCAGCTCCGCCAGGCGCGCGGGCGGGACGGTGCCGAGCAGCCGTACCGGGTCGCGGCCGGACGCGGACCAGCACCCGGGGTCGACGGACTGGAAGAGGTCGCGGGTCTCCGGATGCCAGGACCAGCGCAGATTCCGGGCCAGATCACTGAGCGGCCGGAGGGGGTCGGGGAGAACGGGACGGACGGTCAGTCGACGAATCGCCTTCACCCTCACGACGTTACCGGTGCGATGTGTCCCTCGCCGGGGCCTTCGCCCTCAGTCCTCCGATTCGGCCTGAACGGCACCGTTCGCGATCTCCGGACGGGCTAATAACCACCGGCGTGTCGATCTTCCGGCGGGGAAGGTGTCCGGTCAGGTCGTCGCGTGTGTCGACATACGCGTGAGTAGGTAACAAAGTGCCGGATTGCCCACCCGAAAAGTGTGGGAAGGCTCCTGCGGTACACCCCACACGCACCCCCGCAGGACCCACCTCCCCAGAGTCATCCGCCCACCCTCGTTGACGCGGACAGGAGCGGTCATGCCCGCCACGCACCACTCGTCAGCACCCTCCGCGGTGCCCCCCGCGGCGCCGCCCGAGGCGCCCCCCGCGGCATCCTCCGGGGCGCCCCCCGCGGACGGCACCACCGTCGTCGGACGCATCCCCGTCCTGGACGTCCGTCCGATGGTCCGGCACGGGCGCAGGCCCGCCAAGGCCGTCACCGGCGAGTCCTTCGAGATATCGGCCACCGTGTTCCGCGAGGGGCACGACGCGGTCGCCGCCAACGTCGTGCTGCGGGACCCCGAGGGCCGGCCGGGCCCGTGGACCCCGATGCGGGAGCTGGCCCCGGGCACCGACCGCTGGGGCGCCACCGTCACCGCCGGCGGGCCCGGACTGTGGTCGTACACGGTGGAGGCGTGGGGCGATCCGGTCACCACCTGGCGGCACCACGCGCAGATCAAGATCCCGGCGGGTATGGACACCGGCCTGGTCCTGGAGGAGGGCGCCCGGCTCTACGAGCGCGCCGCCGCGGACGTGCCCGGCAGCGCGGACCGGCGTGAGCTGCTCGCCGCCGCCGGCGCGCTGCGGGACGAGGCCCGGCCGGCCGCGTCGCGGCTGGCGGCGGCGTTGACGCCCCGGGTGGACGCGGTACTGGCCCGGCATCCGCTGCGGGAACTGGTCACCACCTCCGACCCGCTGCCCCTGCTCGTGGAACGCGAACGCGCCCTGTACGGCGCCTGGTACGAGTTCTTCCCCCGCTCCGAAGGCACCCCCGACCGGCCCCACGGCACCTTCCGCACCGCCGAACGCCGGCTGCCCGCCATCGCCGCCATGGGCTTCGACGTCGTCTACCTCCCACCCGTCCACCCCATCGGCACCACCCACCGCAAGGGCCGCAACAACACCCTCTCCGCCACCCCCGACGACGTCGGCGTCCCCTGGGCCATCGGCTCCCCCGAAGGCGGCCACGACACCGTCCACCCCGCCCTCGGCACCATCGACGACTTCGACCACTTCGTCACCCGGGCCGCCCACCACGGCCTGGAAGTCGCCCTCGACTTCGCCCTCCAGTGCTCCCCCGACCACCCCTGGGTCCACAAACACCCCGACTGGTTCCACCACCGCCCCGACGGCACCATCGCCCACGCCGAGAACCCGCCCAAGAAGTACCAGGACATCTACCCCATCGCCTTCGACGCCGACCTCGACGGACTCGTCGCCGAAACCGTCCGCGTCCTGCGCTTCTGGATGGACCACGGGGTGCGCATCTTCCGCGTCGACAACCCCCACACCAAACCCGTCGTCTTCTGGGAGAGGGTCCTCGGCGAGATCAACCGCCGCGACCCCGACGTCATCTTCCTGGCGGAGGCCTTCACCCGCCCCGCGATGATGCACACCCTGGCCCAGATCGGCTTCCAGCAGTCCTACACCTACTTCACCTGGCGCAACACCAAACAGGAACTGACGGAGTACCTCACCGAACTGACGGGGGACGCCGCCTCCTACATGCGGCCCAACCTCTTCACCAACACCCCCGACATCCTGCACGCCTACCTCCAGCACGGCGGCCGCCCCGCCTTCGAGGTCCGCGCCGTCCTGGCCGCCACCCTCTCCCCCACCTGGGGCATCTACAGCGGCTACGAACTCTGCGAGAACACCCCCCTGCGCGAAGGCGGCGAGGAATACCTCGACAGCGAGAAATACCAGCTCAAACCCCGCGACTGGGCCACCGCCGCCCGCGAGGGCACCACCATCGCCCCCCTCATCACCCAGCTCAACACCATCCGGCGCGAGAACCCGGCGCTGCGCCAACTGCGCGATCTGCACTTCCATCCCACGGACAAGGAGGAGGTGATCGCCTACTCGAAGCGGCAGGGGTCGAACACGGTTCTGGTGGTCGCCAACCTCGACCCCCACCACACCCAGGAGGCGACGGTCTCGTTGGACATGCCGCAACTCGGCCTGGACTGGCACGAGTCGGTGCCGGTGCGCGACGAGCTCACCGGCGAGACCTACCACTGGGGCAGGGCCAACTATGTGCGCCTGGAGCCGGGCCGGACGCCCGCGCACGTCTGCACGGTTCTGCGACCGTCCCACCCGCAGATCGGAGGGTCACCCACCACATGATCTTCAACGAGCCCGTGCCGGACACCTTCGAGGACACCCCGGCCAAGGACCGTGACCCGGACTGGTTCAAACGAGCCGTCTTCTACGAGGTCCTCGTCCGCTCCTTCCAGGACAGCAACGGCGACGGCGTAGGCGACCTCAAGGGCCTCACCGCCAAGCTGGACTACCTGCAGTGGCTGGGCGTGGACTGCCTCTGGCTCCCGCCCTTCTTCAAGTCACCGCTGCGCGACGGCGGCTACGACGTCTCCGACTACACCGCCGTGCTGCCAGAGTTCGGCGACCTGGCCGACTTCGTCGAGTTCGTGGACGCCGCCCACCAGCGCGGCATGCGCGTGATCATCGACTTCGTCATGAACCACACCAGCGACCAGCACCCGTGGTTCCAGGAGTCCCGCAGGGACCCCGACGGCCCCTACGGCGACTACTACGTCTGGGCGGACGACGACAAGCAGTTCCAGGACGCGCGCATCATCTTCGTCGACACCGAGGCGTCGAACTGGACCTACGACCCGGTGCGCAAGCAGTACTACTGGCACCGCTTCTTCTCGCACCAGCCGGACCTGAACTACGAGAACCCGGCCGTGCAGGAGGAGATGATCTCCGCCCTGAAGTTCTGGCTGGACCTGGGCATCGACGGGTTCCGGCTGGACGCGGTGCCGTACCTCTACCAGGAGGAGGGCACCAACTGCGAGAACCTCCCGGCCACGCACGCCTTCCTGAAACGGGTGCGCAAGGAGATCGACGCGCAGTACCCGGACACGGTGGTGCTGGCGGAGGCCAACCAGTGGCCGGAGGACGTCGTCGACTACTTCGGCGACTACGCGGCGGGCGGCGACGAGTGCCACATGGCGTTCCACTTCCCGGTCATGCCGCGCATCTTCATGGCCGTACGCCGCGAGTCCCGCTACCCGGTCTCCGAGATCCTCGCCAAGACCCCGGCCATCCCGTCCGGCTGCCAGTGGGGCATCTTCCTGCGCAACCACGACGAGCTGACCCTGGAGATGGTCACCGACGAGGAACGCGACTACATGTACGCGGAGTACGCCAAGGACCCGCGCATGCGCGCCAACATCGGCATCCGCCGGCGCCTGGCCCCGCTCCTCGACAACGACCGCAACCAGATCGAGCTGTTCACGGCCCTGCTGCTCTCCCTGCCCGGCTCGCCGATCCTCTACTACGGCGACGAGATCGGGATGGGCGACAACATCTGGCTCGGCGACCGCGACGCGGTGCGCACCCCGATGCAGTGGACCCCGGACCGCAACGCGGGCTTCTCGTCGTCGGACCCGGGGCGGCTCTTCCTGCCGACGATCATGGACCCGGTCTACGGCTACCAGGTGACGAACGTCGAGGCGTCCATGGCCTCGCCCTCGTCCCTGCTGCACTGGACCCGCCGCATGATCGAGATCCGCAAGCAGAATCGCGCCTTCGGCCTGGGCACCTACACCGAGCTGCCCTCCTCCAACCCCGCGGTCCTCGCCTTCCTGCGGGAGGCCCCCGCG
Coding sequences within it:
- a CDS encoding glycosyltransferase family 1 protein; this translates as MKAIRRLTVRPVLPDPLRPLSDLARNLRWSWHPETRDLFQSVDPGCWSASGRDPVRLLGTVPPARLAELARDRRFVRRLTAVADDLDHYLTGDRWYQDQPGRLPAAVAYFSPEFGVTAALPQYSGGLGILAGDHLKAASDLGVPLIGVGLLYRHGYFRQSLSRDGWQQEHYPVLDPHELPLTLLEEADGTPAHVALALPGGRDLRARVWLAQVGRVPLLLLDSDVEENDLGERGVTDRLYGGGSEHRLLQEMLLGIGGVRAVRTYCRLTGHAGPEVFHTNEGHAGFLGLERISELCEKGLEFGAALEAVRAGTVFTTHTPVPAGIDRFDRELVARHFGPDSELPRIDVERVLRLGMETYPGGEPNLFNMAVMGLRLAQRANGVSLLHGGVSREMFSGLWPGFDADEVPITSVTNGVHAPTWVAPEVFRLGARQIGVQRAEDALAVGGSDRWDSVADIADQDIWELRRTLREQLVEEVRERLRASWRQRGAGTAELGWVDEALDPDVLTIGFARRVPSYKRLTLMLRDRDRLMDLLLHPERPVQIVVAGKAHPADDGGKRLVQELVRFADDPRVRHRIVFLPDYGMAMAQKLYPGCDIWLNNPLRPLEACGTSGMKAALNGCLNLSVLDGWWDEWYQPDFGWAVPTADGAGTDPDRRDAIEAAALYDLLEQRVTPRFYERGASGLPDRWIEMVRKTLSLLGPKVLAGRMVREYVERLYAPAAEAHRAMDPDSARALAEWKARVRAAWPGVSVDHVETSAATALAELGATLGLRVRVNLGDLAPDDVEVQAVSGRVDSEDRITDATTVPLKSVGGPDLEGRWVYEGPLALDRTGPFGYTVRILPAHRLLASGAEPGLVAVPSDELAEAAGLLMR
- a CDS encoding alpha-1,4-glucan--maltose-1-phosphate maltosyltransferase encodes the protein MPATHHSSAPSAVPPAAPPEAPPAASSGAPPADGTTVVGRIPVLDVRPMVRHGRRPAKAVTGESFEISATVFREGHDAVAANVVLRDPEGRPGPWTPMRELAPGTDRWGATVTAGGPGLWSYTVEAWGDPVTTWRHHAQIKIPAGMDTGLVLEEGARLYERAAADVPGSADRRELLAAAGALRDEARPAASRLAAALTPRVDAVLARHPLRELVTTSDPLPLLVERERALYGAWYEFFPRSEGTPDRPHGTFRTAERRLPAIAAMGFDVVYLPPVHPIGTTHRKGRNNTLSATPDDVGVPWAIGSPEGGHDTVHPALGTIDDFDHFVTRAAHHGLEVALDFALQCSPDHPWVHKHPDWFHHRPDGTIAHAENPPKKYQDIYPIAFDADLDGLVAETVRVLRFWMDHGVRIFRVDNPHTKPVVFWERVLGEINRRDPDVIFLAEAFTRPAMMHTLAQIGFQQSYTYFTWRNTKQELTEYLTELTGDAASYMRPNLFTNTPDILHAYLQHGGRPAFEVRAVLAATLSPTWGIYSGYELCENTPLREGGEEYLDSEKYQLKPRDWATAAREGTTIAPLITQLNTIRRENPALRQLRDLHFHPTDKEEVIAYSKRQGSNTVLVVANLDPHHTQEATVSLDMPQLGLDWHESVPVRDELTGETYHWGRANYVRLEPGRTPAHVCTVLRPSHPQIGGSPTT
- the treS gene encoding maltose alpha-D-glucosyltransferase; amino-acid sequence: MIFNEPVPDTFEDTPAKDRDPDWFKRAVFYEVLVRSFQDSNGDGVGDLKGLTAKLDYLQWLGVDCLWLPPFFKSPLRDGGYDVSDYTAVLPEFGDLADFVEFVDAAHQRGMRVIIDFVMNHTSDQHPWFQESRRDPDGPYGDYYVWADDDKQFQDARIIFVDTEASNWTYDPVRKQYYWHRFFSHQPDLNYENPAVQEEMISALKFWLDLGIDGFRLDAVPYLYQEEGTNCENLPATHAFLKRVRKEIDAQYPDTVVLAEANQWPEDVVDYFGDYAAGGDECHMAFHFPVMPRIFMAVRRESRYPVSEILAKTPAIPSGCQWGIFLRNHDELTLEMVTDEERDYMYAEYAKDPRMRANIGIRRRLAPLLDNDRNQIELFTALLLSLPGSPILYYGDEIGMGDNIWLGDRDAVRTPMQWTPDRNAGFSSSDPGRLFLPTIMDPVYGYQVTNVEASMASPSSLLHWTRRMIEIRKQNRAFGLGTYTELPSSNPAVLAFLREAPATGEEGDDLVLCVHNFSRFAQPTELDLSAFGGRHPVELFGGVRFPAVGELPYLLTLGGHGFYWFRLRKDAV